One window of Trichomycterus rosablanca isolate fTriRos1 chromosome 2, fTriRos1.hap1, whole genome shotgun sequence genomic DNA carries:
- the adnp2b gene encoding activity-dependent neuroprotector homeobox protein 2b codes for MYQYPVRGLEKIRRTRRKVKNILSDFGLEECLSLCENLQEFDPGESVFNATEWADFCDGFNGKWKKKWEYRTRGLCCSLCKFSTRSWHSFKTHIHRCHDEEQSLCNLSACSSCPFIAHPKVIAKHYKLFHLEDQRVEPEPVPPNLSARAGTGRIYQCRKCSVHDDLLYSMKKHVLVNHYVTLLNRFAGQRTDGEVRILGGAHKKFFCKVCGANADTSEHLLYHILTSDKHKELDMHINALIFERDTRKTHPILAPKAQAHILPAPNGQLLMPRPAPPVPILQGVPNGGPRLITAPNTVLPVQASALVQLASAEAKGLLQPGQSLTLQNVPSARTVSATLPPIGNMAPVPAPVPALHPGIPRPPPVSVGVPGPLHAPPRQVLLPPGLQFNVPAVRSPPQPVIVPPRFPLNQPTPRGTMLTSQSLLNHLIPTGNKVDGLPTYTLAPLQVLSVQPNNSKAMHNAAFPGYQNNGPLQQNLASSNNSQDSKQTKKWVTCPICNELFPSNVYDSHVQIHKDTAKKTKIGLAARATFLKKMPDKTVKCLMCKTLLSEKGVFEHLLHGLNCLFCPGMFHSVKQLVAHVHVEHNSTQKVNCDFMRREYRLYTDEFGQLLFPYFDINTTAPKEIMGEKELNLALVTNSLDLIFLRMSPMNPQPVCKMPVPKPGSTDCVFCSQKLLNMECYQMHLREKHFIVPTVHAILKTPAYKCVYCGGVYTGKITVKAIGVHVFKCRCAPKSCREAEKIKCSGVTIAPRPGQGLLSYPASPRQTTAPVPGLVQASVPAQQSSETNAELQSKLRLELAVKEAIEANKREREARLARKRKFEKDRLAGLILPSPEMQDDPSVQFALDPTGVELRSFEDRREFINMYFNKQPYPFKKEILALSHRLLLNKTDVACQLGAKRTRCMKQLQRNKSVVLLGFNMSELMKVKHNMLIPEIEPERPFIEKQPQSKDPETPEPETKNSKTPEPETKNSKTPEPEREDPETPEPEREDPETPEPEREDPETPEPEREDPETPEPENKDPET; via the exons AACCTCCAGGAGTTTGATCCAGGTGAAAGTGTTTTTAATGCTACTGAATGGGCCGATTTTTGTGATGGATTTAACGGCAAGTGGAAGAAAAAG TGGGAATATCGAACCCGGGGGCTGTGCTGCTCCTTGTGTAAATTTTCCACCCGGTCCTGGCATTCGTTCAAGACTCATATTCATCGCTGCCATGATGAGGAACAGTCACTCTGTAATCTTTCTGCCTGCTCGTCCTGCCCATTCATCGCTCATCCTAAAGTGATCGCTAAACATTACAAACTCTTCCATTTAGAAGATCAAAGGGTGGAACCCGAACCTGTGCCGCCCAATTTGTCTGCCAGAGCTGGGACCGGCCGTATATATCAGTGCCGAAAATGCTCAGTTCACGATGATCTCCTGTATAGCATGAAAAAGCATGTCCTCGTTAACCATTATGTGACACTGCTGAATCGTTTTGCTGGACAAAGAACGGACGGTGAAGTGCGGATCCTTGGGGGGGCGCACAAGAAATTTTTCTGTAAGGTCTGTGGTGCAAATGCCGACACCTCTGAGCACTTGCTTTATCACATACTGACTTCGGACAAGCACAAGGAATTGGATATGCACATTAATGCTCTGATTTTCGAAAGAGACACTCGGAAGACGCATCCTATTCTAGCACCAAAAGCCCAAGCTCATATATTACCAGCACCAAATGGCCAACTTTTAATGCCTCGTCCAGCACCTCCTGTGCCGATCCTGCAGGGAGTGCCAAACGGTGGCCCTAGATTAATCACTGCTCCTAACACTGTTCTTCCAGTTCAAGCCTCAGCCCTGGTTCAGCTTGCTAGTGCTGAGGCGAAGGGTTTGCTGCAACCTGGTCAGTCGCTGACTCTCCAGAACGTTCCATCTGCTAGAACTGTCTCTGCAACATTGCCTCCTATTGGAAACATGGCTCCCGTGCCCGCTCCTGTGCCAGCACTTCATCCAGGTATTCCACGCCCACCTCCAGTCAGTGTAGGAGTCCCAGGTCCTCTTCATGCTCCACCCCGCCAAGTTTTGCTCCCACCAGGGTTACAGTTTAATGTGCCGGCTGTAAGATCACCACCACAGCCAGTGATTGTTCCTCCAAGGTTCCCCTTAAACCAGCCTACTCCTCGGGGTACGATGCTTACATCACAGTCCCTTCTAAATCATCTGATCCCCACAGGAAACAAGGTAGATGGACTGCCAACCTACACCCTTGCTCCCTTACAAGTATTGTCTGTTCAGCCAAACAATTCAAAAGCGATGCACAATGCAGCTTTTCCAGGTTACCAAAACAATGGTCCTCTTCAGCAAAACTTAGCGTCCAGCAATAATTCCCAGGACTCCAAGCAGACCAAAAAATGGGTCACTTGCCCAATTTGCAATGAGCTTTTCCCATCGAATGTGTACGACTCACATGTCCAGATCCATAAAGACACTGCCAAAAAGACCAAGATAGGCCTGGCTGCCAGGGCAACCTTTTTAAAGAAGATGCCGGACAAGACGGTGAAATGCCTAATGTGTAAAACCTTGCTTTCTGAAAAAGGGGTTTTTGAACATCTGCTTCATGGTTTAAACTGCTTGTTTTGTCCTGGGATGTTCCACTCCGTCAAGCAGCTGGTTGCACATGTACACGTGGAACACAATTCAACCCAAAAAGTCAACTGTGACTTTATGAGACGAGAATATCGTCTTTACACTGATGAGTTTGGACAGCTTCTGTTCCCGTATTTTGATATTAACACTACAGCCCCGAAAGAAATTATGGGAGAGAAAGAGCTAAACTTGGCACTAGTTACTAATTCCCTTGATCTGATCTTTTTGAGGATGTCGCCCATGAATCCTCAACCTGTCTGCAAGATGCCTGTGCCTAAGCCAGGCAGCACGGACTGCGTCTTCTGTTCTCAAAAGCTGTTAAACATGGAGTGCTATCAAATGCACCTCAGAGAAAAGCACTTTATTGTGCCTACCGTTCACGCCATTCTAAAAACGCCAGCGTACAAGTGTGTCTACTGCGGTGGGGTATACACAGGCAAAATCACAGTCAAGGCTATCGGTGTTCATGTATTTAAATGTCGCTGTGCTCCCAAGTCCTGCAGAGAGGCTGAAAAGATAAAGTGTTCTGGGGTAACCATTGCCCCTAGACCAGGTCAAGGGTTATTGTCATACCCAGCCTCACCAAGACAGACCACTGCTCCAGTTCCAGGACTAGTCCAAGCTTCTGTTCCAGCACAGCAGTCGTCAGAGACAAATGCAGAATTGCAGAGCAAGTTAAGGCTGGAGCTGGCTGTAAAAGAAGCCATAGAGGCaaacaaaagagaaagagaagccAGGCTTGCAAGGAAGAGGAAATTTGAGAAAGACCGCTTGGCTGGTTTAATtcttccttcacctgaaatgcaggatgaTCCTTCTGTCCAGTTTGCCCTGGATCCCACAGGAGTGGAGCTGCGCTCCTTTGAAGATCGCCGGGAGTTCataaacatgtattttaacAAACAGCCCTACCCGTTCAAGAAGGAGATCCTTGCCCTGAGCCACCGTCTACTGCTGAACAAAACTGATGTTGCCTGTCAGCTTGGCGCTAAACGCACCAGATGTATGAAGCAACTTCAGCGAAACAAATCAGTTGTGCTGTTAGGCTTTAACATGTCTGAGTTAATGAAAGTAAAGCACAACATGCTTATTCCAGAGATAGAGCCAGAGAGGCCATTTATAGAAAAACAACCTCAATCGAAGGATCCCGAAACACCAGAACCTGAGACTAAGAATTCCAAAACACCAGAACCTGAGACTAAGAATTCCAAAACACCAGAACCTGAGAGGGAGGATCCTGAAACACCAGAACCTGAGAGGGAGGATCCTGAAACACCAGAACCTGAGAGGGAGGATCCTGAAACACCAGAACCTGAGAGGGAGGATCCTGAAACACCAGAACCTGAAAACAAGGATCCCGAAACATAG